In one Culex quinquefasciatus strain JHB chromosome 2, VPISU_Cqui_1.0_pri_paternal, whole genome shotgun sequence genomic region, the following are encoded:
- the LOC6031982 gene encoding odorant receptor Or1 isoform X2 — MTGLRLLTGHHDPWATTGDVFYLLAMICQILQFCYVGNEVSHSVDKINEMAMMCNYPKFNKPTAGAFLILLTRAMQKTEIKVGVVFKFTLSLSTFLWILKTSYSYFAVLNSAQS, encoded by the exons ATGACTGGTTTACGGTTGCTAACTGGTCACCACGATCCGTGGGCGACCACCGGTGATGTTTTCTATCTGCTTGCGATGATTTgtcaaattttgcaattttgctacGTGGGGAACGAGGTGTCACACTCG GTCGACAAAATCAACGAAATGGCCATGATGTGCAATTATCCAAAGTTTAACAAGCCTACGGCGGGAGCTTTTCTTATTTTGTTGACCAG AGCTATGCAGAAAACAGAAATCAAAGTTGGGGTGGTATTTAAGTTTACTCTGTCATTGTCTACTTTTCTCTGG ATACTTAAAACTTCGTACTCGTACTTTGCAGTTCTCAACAGTGCTCAAtcgtga
- the LOC6031985 gene encoding odorant receptor Or1 — MNFGSCDTKFIHFREVLRAMNTTWFFGTLFHVVTYATVTFWAISPALKGEFALLLPSWFPFDYRQSAWVYGAVWFYQTLSLYICATFNVATDTMIIGLISHIGGQVGRLGVLFSKMGHVAPGAKRQIDLSCKICNSLSPLLNNIEKLAKIHGEPYAYLIELILFHKEILRFAYEVVDIFNVSIFSQIMASVIIICMTALKVISDRNVVSMIGNLIYLLTMICQILQFCYVGNDISYSTGKFNEMAIFSNYPEFNKTTARAFLIYLTKVIQPADIKVGKVFKFSLTLSTFLWILKTSYSYFAVLNSVRS, encoded by the exons ATGAATTTTGGGAGTTGTGATACGAAGTTCATTCATTTCAGAGAAGTGCTGCGGGCGATGAACACCACTTGGTTCTTTGGGACGCTGTTCCACGTGGTGACCTACGCAACGGTCACCTTCTGGGCCATTTCTCCGGCGTTGAAGGGAGAATTTGCACTGCTGTTGCCGTCGTGGTTTCCTTTTGATTACCGTCAATCGGCTTGGGTATACGGAGCAGTTTGGTTTTATCAAACACTTTCGTTGTACATCTGTGCGACCTTTAACGTGGCCACTGATACCATGATAATTGGGTTGATTTCTCACATCGGAGGACAGGTTGGAAGGTTAGGGGTGTTGTTTTCTAAG ATGGGCCACGTTGCTCCCGGTGCTAAAAGACAGATTGACCTTagttgtaaaatttgcaattctCTGTCACCATTGCTGAATAACATCGAGAAGCTCGCCAAAATCCATGGAGAACCTTATGCTTATCTGATTGAGCTGATATTATTTCACAAGGAAATTTTAAG ATTTGCATACGAGGTAGTGGACATCTTCAACGTTTCAATATTTTCCCAAATCATGGCATCGGTAATCATCATCTGTATGACTGCGTTGAAAGTCATATCGGACCGCAATGTGGTATCGATGATTGGAAATCTTATTTATTTGTTAACGATGATCTGCCAGATTCTACAATTTTGCTACGTCGGAAACGATATAAGCTATTCG actggaaaatttaacgaaatgGCAATATTTAGTAACTACCCCGAATTCAACAAAACTACAGCCAGAGCTTTTCTCATTTATTTGACAAA AGTAATTCAGCCAGCCGATATTAAAGTTGGTAAAGTCTTCAAATTTTCTTTGACGTTATCCACTTTTCTTTGG ATTCTCAAAACATCCTATTCCTACTTTGCTGTCCTCAACAGTGTGCGGtcgtaa